In Mytilus edulis chromosome 3, xbMytEdul2.2, whole genome shotgun sequence, the genomic window gttctttcactaaattatttgttttacacagAATTAAagctttaaaaaagaaaatgacttTGTGTGAATCCTTTTTTCGAATACTAAAAAGTAATTTAATAAAGTTGAAACTCAAGACAATATTTGAGGACAACTAAAGCTATGAATAACACCGGGAGTCAAGTCAAATGGACACGTCATCTGTTGTGTACGCAAACTAGAAGTcacattctatttttatttgttttttatttcaattttgacatttcttACTTCAGACAAGTTTAGCTTTTTTAATCTGTAATTGACATTTCTCATACCAAGCTGACATTTCTTCCTTTCATATTGACATTTCTAACTTCGTATAAAAaagtggtgtaattgccaatgagacatctctctacaagagaccaaaatgacacagaaattaacaacgataggtcaccttacggccttcaacaatgagcaaaactgaCATTTTTCACTATCAATTTTGCATTTCTAACTTCGTTGTTGACTTTTCTCAATTCCAAGTCAATATCATTCACTTTACCGTTGGCATTACTTAGGgatctaccatttgatttttatgggggctaggatgaaaaattttgtcctgcattttttttagttgtaatctctgtcctgtctttttatttttcactctattcggtcctgcctttttttttattagtttatcctgactttttttacaaagtgtctcatcctgccttttgttttactcaaaactcctgtcctgcctatttttttcaaatttcatcctagcccccccccctcccccccccccataaaaatcaaatggtagctcccttaattcCAAGTTGATATTTCCCAATTTAAACTTGGATGTGATCAATGTAAACCTGAACAATTCTCAGTTCCAAATTTTATGtgatgaatttaaaattgatatttcctCCTTCCCACTTGACATTGCTTATGCTGTTCCAACTTTGAAGTGAAAATGTAAACTTGATAAGGGTGGACGTTTGGTTCCATTAAAcgttaaacccgctgcaattgtttgcacctgtcctatgtaAGGAATGTGATGACCAGTAGTTAtctgtggttcataagtgtttctcgtttctatcgtttttatatagattagaccgttggttttcccgtttgaatgtttttacataagtactttttggggccctttatagctgtgCGGTGTGAACcaatgctccttgttgaagaccgtacttagaCCTATgatattatggtttacttttataaattgtgacttggatgaagaggtcagtgtctcattggcactcataccatatcttcttatatctgttgAACGTGGGATATAACTGACCTATATTCTTACACTGACATAGTAACTGACTTTCTACCACAATTATCGCACGATTTATCACTGGACTGAATAATTCCTGATTCTGGAATTTTTCTTTATTATCGAACTAGTATACTTGTTGAAAAACTAACTTCGTAACTTTTCGTCTCTATGTtagttgtttgttgttgttttttttgagTCAAGTAATTTCCAagtaattttttattgtttgttctcATGTTATGCTGTTACACAATTATCCTATGTTGGGGTAGGTTTGAGCACCCATAAAAatcccggagcacctgagatcatccccagttttctTTCAAAAAGGAAGTGTTACGAAACATAATgactaaatgcaagttttaagTTTTGTTCATATTTGTTCTACCTCCACCAGTCGGATATTTTGTGAAGAAATCACGGAGTTACGACGTCACTGTAAGACGCCCAAGTTTTTTTTCAGTCACAAAGGAATCCATCTAACTAAGAAATATTATTTTCCATAAAAATGGTTAACTACAAGTTTATACAACTTAATGGGTTTTTAGATTGAAAactacgtccagtggcaaatatttctgtcattCATGGTTAGAACAACTGACAAGACATTCAATAGAAATAGGGAATATCTATGAGTTTATTTGTTCAAAAATATACAGGTTTCGATAAGGCGAATCTACCTAATAAATCCTATAGCTGACTTGAAAAGGGTGAAGGTCAAACGGACGTTAACGTTCGTTCTAAGTGTAAATCTATAGTACGCTTCTATTTATTTTTGTCGTTTCGGCCCATAAactaaaagataatgaaattgaaaatggaaatgagaaACATGttatagagacaacaacccgatcaaagagcagacaacggccaaaggccatcaatgggtcttcaacgaagAGGTGGTTCACAGCTGGCTCTTCATTAAAATTGTGtaatagttcagtgaaaatgaacgtcacactGAACTTCAAACCAAAACTATTATCAATGGATTTACAGAGCATAATAATATTCTTATTATTTTAGGGTGAGGGTCAACCAAATAAAATCCATCATGTTTAttgttataataaatatttacctTATATTTTCAACTTTCAGATTATATGAAGAATGTATGTATATTCTTAGAAGAGGGAGAATTAAGTTACTAAACTTGTAAGTGAAGTTGTGAGATTTAGTTTTCTGTGCCCATTTCCATCAATTTGAATACGACAaaagcataataaaaaaataatatacggATTTTTtaggatataatttttttttcttgattaggTTTGAAAGAAACAGTTTTTGTTCTTGGCGAATTTATGAGAAGTCAATCGGGAAATCCATACAaagagtctaaaataaaaaaaatggatatacAACTTAGAAATAATTTTCGGAACAGATATAAACTTAGCTCTATATTTTAACATGGTGATGGCATAATGCTGATGGCGAacagttatgaaaaaaaaaattctataaattATTCTATAGTAGTGAATGAATAAGTCTCATGtgtatgaacatttaaaaaaaacggttgtttttattttgtgtgtGTTGATTTTtgttaatctttatttttatactttcCAGTTCATGATGCCACCTTCCAGCGTAATAGAGCCAATTCCTTGTGTTTGTATTGGGGAGGGAAATCTCCTGCTCAGTTGTCTGCAAAACCTAACTGAACTAAGATTCAACGTTATCACCGTATTTACAAATACTCCAGCTGTTCGGAAATACTGTGAAGATGGAAACATTTGTCACTGGGAGAGAGGAGCTAACATGGAAGAAGTTTTAAAGGACGCAGAATTTGATTATTTATTCAGTATTTCAAATCCAcgtataataaaagaaaatgttcTCAGGCTACCACGTGTGATGTCAATCAATTATCACGATTCCCCACTTCCGGCGTATGCTGGTGTCCACTCAACAAGCTGGGCAATTATGAACGGTGAATTGAAACATGGAATCAGTTGGCACGTCATTGAAATAGGAATAGATACGGGCGATATTTTACAATTTAAGGAGGTTACTGTTGCTGACAACGATTCAGCTTTGACTCTTAACCTTAAATGTCAGGAAGCTGCTAAACAGGCATTTGAAGATCTGCTCTCAGATATAAGAAATGATACCGTCGAACGACAGATACAACCACAAGTAGGGAGATCATACTTTGGTTTATATGCTATTCCTCCAAACGCAGGAGTGTTATCATTTGACTCTAAGTCACAAGAAATATACAATATAGCGAGATCCCTTGAATTTGGTAACCATAACAACGCGCTTGCTAGTCCAAAAATTGTAACAGCATCAGGGGAATTTCTTTTAGTTACCAACGTTGAACCAGCTCGTGGAGACATCTATAAATCTGGAGATCCTGGTTGTATTTTAGATATTGTTGACGATACTCTAGTCGTTAGCACATCTGATAAACCACTTTTCGTTTCATTTGCATATTTAGATGGCACCCATCCACTTCAAAACACTTACAAAGAACACAGTCTATATACAGGAGCAAAATTGACAACTGTCAATTTAAATACTGATGCACTAGTAGACATAAAGAAGAAAGAACAGTTTTGGAAGAATAAAATGGCTGCTTATGAACCTACAACTTTTTTCCGTCAACGTATGAATGTAGTTGCCGGTATCATAGATGTATCAACTGAAATCAACGTCAAAACAGCTGTGATGCAATTACCTAACATCCCACTACCAGTTACGTTTGAGGATGTGAACGATTACCTCTCAACTGCTTTTCTGGCATTTATGGCTCGTATATGTTGCCTCAAAACTATTTGTGTAGGTATTTTAGCAGATAAGGATAAAATTTCAGATGCAGCTCTTCCTTTGTATTCCGACATCTGTCCTGGTTTATTCAAAATCAACATCCGTGACGAGTTGTCCTCTATTTTGCATTCTTGTCATGAATCACTACAGAAACACCACTCGTCACACTCATTCTTGGTGGACATGTTCTATCGATATCCAGAATTGAGAGGTCGGAAACAAGTCCCCCATCATAATATTGTACTTGGAAGTCTGATTAAAAAATCATCAGAGCGGGAATTTGTAGAAAAAGTTCTGCATGACTGCAACATCCTGCTCTTATTCGAAAATTTCGGAACCGAGATGCATTTGCTTTATAATGAAAGACCTTCGCAAGACTTTGAACACATTAAAGACGTTTTGAAGCATTTCCctacatttttaaaatctatGGTCGAAATTGGAAATGATGCCAAACTGTCAGAAGTGTCCATGGTTTCAACAGAAGAGTTGCGAAAGCTTTATCCAATTTATACTCATCCGGAGATCATTGCAGAATCACCCTTTACAGCTTTTGAAGAACAGTGCAGGGCTGCACCAAATAACGTTGCTTTAACATCTACGCAATGCAGCATGACCTACAAACAATGTTACAACGAGGTAAAGAGGTTAGCTAAACTCATAAGTGATCGTGACCGTTCTACTCAGTTCGGGAACAAAATTGTGGCACTGCACCTACCAAACTCTTTGTCTTATGTCATATCAGTCATGGCCGCCGTTCACGCAGACAAAGCGTTTCTACCATTGCCTTTAGACTACCCACCTGAACGATTGGGTTTTACCATGAAAGATGCAGATGTAAACATTCTTATTATGACAACCGAAACATATGAAAGAGCTGACTTTACAAAAATCAGAAACATTGAAACAAAAGTTGGTACTGTTGGCGATGAAGACATAGTCATAGTAGAATTCAAACCAGAAGAAAAATCCGTTCAAAGAAACCAACGTGAACCTAAGAGAAAATCGTCTTTTGCACCGTTGGATGATGATATTTGTTACATTATGTATACATCAGGATCCACTGGCCGACCAAAGggtgtacaagttacaaaaacaGGAGTTCTCAATCTTTCAAGGGCCCAAATAGAACTGTGGAGTCTAAATGAAAACGATATCATAGCCCAGTTTGCATCGATAGGATTCGATGCTACTATATCGGAAATATTTACAGCATTGTTTTCCGGTGCAACTTTAGCAATACTACGAGAGAATGAACGATTAGGTCAAGAATTTGTCGTTTCCATGAACAAACTGAAAGTCAATACCATTACTTTACCACCATCAGCTCTTAATGTTTATAAACCATCAGACCTCCCGAATTTGGAAAAAGTCATAACAGCTGGAGAGCCGTGTACTTTAAATACTGCAGTCAAGTGGACGTCATCTGGTAGAGATATACAATTCTTCAATGCATATGGTCCAACCGAAACAACAGTTTGTGCAACAAACTACAAATTCAACAAAGGACTTGGACATGAAGATGTCAATAGAGACATTCCAATAGGAAAGGGGATTCCTGGCGCATGCGTATATTTATTTGACGAATTTCTACAACCTGTCCCACCTGATGTTGTTGGAGAAATATACGTTGGTGGTTTAGGCTTATCAAAAGGATATATAGGACATGCAAGTCATCACAACACAGATAAATTTATCAGGAATCCATTGTCAGATGATATACTTCTTTACAAAACCGGAGATCATGCCTTTCAGGATCCTGACGGCACATTAACATATATAGGTCGCCTAGATGATATGGTGAAAATTCGAGGCCAGAGAGTAGACCTTAGTGAAATAGAACAGGTTCTTATTCAACATCCTAAAATAGATATTGCAGTTGTTGTAGTCCATAGATGTCAAAAACTCAAAGAAATGAGCATTGCGGCTTATGTTTCTCCAACGTTTGTTTACACGTCAGAACTAAAAGAGTATCTTACAAAAGTACTGCCAAAATATATGATTCCAACGTATATTAAAAAGTTAGAGGTAATAGATTATCCAATGACGCTAAACGGAAAAATTGACCGAAAGCTCTTAGAAAAGGACGAGTCCGTGCATGAACAACAGCAGTATGTTGGATCAAGCCACTTAAATGAAACACAGCTTGCTATTTCTAAGCTTTGGTGCAACCTTCTGAAATTCGAAGAGTCGTTTGCTTACACTCTTCATCGACAAAGTTCGTTCACAGAACTTGGTGGCAACTCTCTTCAACTGGTTCTTCTGCAAAGGATACTAGAAGAAACACTCAGCGTAAAATTATCATTCACCGATCTAGGTACTGCCGATACAGTTGAGGAGTTTGCAGAAGTTATAAAACGCAAGAAAGATGTTCTGAGAAAGTCGTCACAGTGTCCCACTAAAGATAAACACGACCTGAGAGATTTGATTTTAAAAGATTCCCAGATAGCTTTTGATGATCGAACacgtgttggtaaaaaaggagcCGTCCAATTTCAGTATTTTTCTCCGAGTACAGCTAAATGTAATTTCAAGTATCCAAGGAACATACTAATATCTGGCGTTACTGGCTTTCTCGGAGCTTACTTACTGTCACAGCTCCTGGAGCAGACAAATGCACATATATGCTGCATGGTTAGAGAAACGACAGAAGCTCGAGGTCTTGGAAGGATCATAGAAAATCTGCGGCGATACAATTTATGGAAATTCAGTTACTCTACAAGAGTGGCAGTAGTTATATCTGATCTTTCCCAGGAGAAGCTTGGAATTGCACCTGATATATACAACGCTCTTTGTAATGCTATTGATGTGGTATTCATGAATGCTGCAATGATGAATTTCAATACTAATTACGAAGATCACAGAATTGCAAATGTCGACAGCACCAAAGAATTTGTTAAATTTGCCATGACCGgagttcaaaaatatatatttcaaacttCTTCACTAAGCGTATTTCTGTTTCCACCGGAACCAAAAACTGGAGAATCACAACATCGTATGTGCTATGAATCTGAATTTTTCGACGATCCTTGTACTGTTGAAGGTGGTTATGGTCAAAGTAAATGGGCTAGCGAAAAAATCGTAATGGAAGCAATAGACCATCTACCTGGCGGAGCAATATTTAGACCGGCAAGAATATCTGGATGTTCAGTTACTGGATCCGGACCCAAGAACGATCTTTTTGCGTCTACTTTGATTGGAATGAGAAAGTTTGGTTATTATCCCGACATGGATTTTCCATTTGACCTTACACCGGTAGACTTTTGTGCGAAAGCAATGGTAGAAATTGCCGTCCGAATTTGCAACGAAAGTAATGGATTTCCCAAAGCCTACCATTTGTTTAACTCCAAAACATTCCCTTTTCGTGACATTTTCAAAGGCATGGACTTAAAACCGTTGCCTCTAAATGACTGGAGAGAGAAGCTGAAAACAGCTGCAGAAGAACACAAAGAACTTATTCCGCTTACACCATTTTTTATGTCCCAGTTTTGGGACAGAGCAGCTTATTGGCCGATCTTTGATACATCAAACACCGACAAAATGATTTCCAAAGAAACAAAGGACTTGATGTTACATAGTACTGAACTGTTAGAAGTTTATAAACGCTTTTTTGGAATATCGTAAGCTAATACTAACAGGATTACAATAACGTGACTTGTgtgtatatttattgttttatttaatattatgcaTTAAATTCTGACATGGAGACTTATTATTATGTGTCAATCCATATTGTATATACATAGTCTATTTAAATTAGAGATATATTGTTTAGTTAgaagatttttattttacattataatatCACTGTTGAATTAATTCTGTTTTTTCGTGATATCATAtctatgaaaattataaaattcccTTAAGGTAATGTGCATATTAGATTTTGAAATTTACTTTTCTACAGTAGAAATAACCATCAGCACTCTGAACAATTGAAACAAAatagtctattttttttaaaaagaatgccAGTACCGAAACATACAAAATGAAAcatggaaatggtgaatatgtcaaagagacaacaacctgattaAAGAGTAGATAACAGCCGAAGCCAACTAaggggtcttcaacacagcgagaaaattccgcacccggaggagtgCTTCTGTTGGTCCCTATATAAAAATGTGTACAAGTTCACTGCAAATGGACGTCATATTGAACtctgaaactaaaatttaaaaaacatacaatattaaCATAGGCCAGATgttcctgacttgaaacaggctAAAAAAAATGCGTCGGAGTTAAACATATTTCTGAGATctcaccaccccccccccctcttatacctctagccattgTAGTATAAAGGAAAACACACCAATCCACACAGTAACACTCACtttaaaagaagtccgaatcAGGTGCCTGGAAAATGTTATCACTTAATCATAAAACGATGCACGTCTTACCATCAAGACGCTTTATCAATGACGATCGAATATAAAGGTATTTAAGGTCAAATTAAAGTTTATCTTAGTGTTGATTGTTAAGGAGCGATACGTCAACAAAAAATAGTAACCTATGTCTTTTTAATATTCGATTGACTGAAAAAAGACAAGTGAAAACTTTCTCTGCTAAACCAATGAAAACAAACATAGACAAATATGTTCGTCTGAAGGTCTTAACCAGTGTTGTGATTTTGGTGTCAACTGAAAATTCAACAAATGCGTCCAACTGAGATCAAAGTTTGTATTGAAACCCTATAGACAATTACTGTTTGCTTTGTTTTTCAAGTGCAGTTGAAGTGAGACGAAAACAAACCTTGCAAAATGCTTTGAGAAGGTATAACCAAGTGCTGTTATATTGGTCCTGACAAAAAGTCAAATATATCTTCAAGGGGAAAAGACGACCAAAGATCATCTCAAAATCTACAGAACCAAAAGCTAGATACGCTCTTCTCATTACTATTATACACAAGTTCTACTACTTTGGTGACAATCAAAATTTAAGTCGCAAAATTAGGTCAAATGCTCTAATTTGAATCACTATAAGAATATACACTTTACTTTTCTTCGCAAGGATATAATAAAGCGTGATAAAACATACCATGCAGAAGCGTTTTGTGGAATTTTCTACCGGGTTCTGTTACTTTGTTCTAAATAGCCGATTATCATAATTCCCATATTTAGatatataataaagaaaaaaattaaccaTTGCATTCAAAGATAGCTTGACAGGGCTGTTTCTGTAAGGGTGTAGGCAGTTtagttacttttaaaaattttaaaaggctGCCAGCAGAAATTACGTTTTGATTTCCTTTTGAGAATATATCATCATAGTACTAAAACTATTGGCAAGCCTTCAGGACTTCTTATGATCAATCAATAATCCTTGATTTGTAACACCAACCTCATTGATTGCATGATTTGATGTTGTTCGCTGACAAAGCATATTCAGGAAATtattaaattaagattaaatcCAATATGCATTTTTTGCATGATATTTTGAGTGAAATAAAGGGTGCGAGTTCAACTGTCACTTGAAAATTGATTATATTAGGTTTGGGCAGAAGTTGTCTTTCCCAACAGGACAATTACGGATCAATGAGAATTCCTGTTATGGACCTTTAACGTACGACGAACATGATAATTTATTTACCTACTCGAGGCATCAGATTAAAGATTTAGACTGAACGCAGGAAACAGGTATGGCCAATTTCCCGTGAATTCttttcattcgataagataggtaaatcatgttttagaTAGTATGAACGATGCTAATTATAGTACATTAAAATACGTCACATTATCTATgttcataccttgaacaggtattccttaaaaaaaaaggccaagactattgatttttttataatgatgtTATCTAATTGTTAACAACCTTTATGCGCATAAGGTACCATACCACGTAACTTGTTAAGAAGCCTGATAATATCGAACATTCACACTTCTTGATGTTTTACTTCAATGTAAATTTAACGGAATTAGAtgtgtcatcaaagtgagagggttagcgctataaaaccaggtttcatccaccattttctacatttgaaaatgcctgtaccaagtcaggaatatgacagttcttgcccattcgttttttatgcgttttgttatttgattttgccatgtgattattgactttccggattgattttcctctgagttcagtgtttttgtgatcttactttttacatacaatcacgatttgtattgaattgatttgttctgtggtgttgttttattttctgatgaccTATATGTTCCGGTTTAGGGACAGTGGTAAAAATGTCAGTACTAGTATCTACAAAGTTGGTGAATTTGGAACAAAATTGCTGTTGACCAtgttgactgcatttgttacatGTAATACAATGTTCAAAAAAGGTTTCcaaaaattgtttgtgttgttttgaaacttgtatacaatggccttattttaagttatgtgtatattacacaTGCAACATTTGAGCTTCATTGCTATATAATcaattctcgtgttattggttatgtacaggcaTCTACTCCAGTTTGATGGCAGTTTCTCCTtgcaaatatgtaataaatgtgaaCACGTGAATAGAAAGTAGTTCAAGATTATGTGCAGTCAATATAGGAAATTCCGAATGCACAAAATAAgtgatacattattttttctttaataaaatgatatatagtcaaaatgatccagaatgactctatgaattaaagaggcactagctatgagatatataaaaaaatctaaagtttgatttttttctgttcaatcaatactGAAAGTgcaatagtgaaataacaattcgctttttgcagccaaaaaggttcaattttgtcaaattacgctaagaaacgttgataattagttattcacttgcaagtgaatgagtcgacctctttaaatccgtattcatgtgaacttcaatttaacccctagctagagattgacaacgcatgcattgtattactcgatttatttcacttgactgggcggagtttaacctgttcgctcataataaaccagtccatctatagataggtgttttatgataaactcatcaatgaagtgtccagtcattgttttgtaaagtcctttggtgacactgataggtgattagaaatcagtaataattataacggcaatcatccttgtcacacacatcttcaaatagactgtccctATGCAatttaaaacgtaagctccgcctgATCAGTTGAAAAAACATTGGTaatacgtgtactggttatttaaagaaaaagaatgtcaataataaaagtaaaactacggtaaatcatttgattactaattcgatgcacataagaTCATTCGTGTACgattaaaaacaatgagaaacatctatttttaatctatacgataaaatcaaacagacctataaaaatccaattgcacgtgttggtttaatctattcatatcttcatttatgtttacatcgcttatatggtcgtctgaggtcaaatcgatagttaattagatggcgtatcgactaaaatacacacaaaacgaacctatatattatctaccccatgctctgtaaactgtttattttagacttttgatagtttggataaatgttttacattgttataaatcaaaatatgagaatttgagtcaaaccagtgaccatgaatttgacagctagtgcccctttaagcaaacatccgaaaaaatataataaaaacattattatCTAATGTttcaacacaaaaacaaataatcaaagtatctAAGTGAGATTCGAACTCATTCTTCATAAAATTCTTTCCTTCCATGTTCTAGGCTCTACCAATTGAGCCCCGACGGTACATACATTTGTTACTGGTATTAATCAACTATATAGGTACAATTTAGCGATGTTCcactttttcatttaaaagttgtTTAGATATTAAGGACACACTAAACCAGTTTCATTTTTGAGGGGAAAAGTTGTATAAAttacaatgattaaaaaaaaacagatttgttttggtttgaaatgtccttcttgGGAGATTCCCTGTTTTTTCAACCTGACAACACCCTAAATTCCGTAAATTTGTCTTTTGTCCTTTTTTAGGGTTGAATTAACTGTCTTTCACACAtatcatgatatataaaaatcgAGATATtaatcaaaaagcatttttactttttgtttttaaagtaaattttattctttcatcactttttgaaattggcccttctgtgaaaacAAATATGGGGAAATTGCCCTACCTCTTTCTTATACATTATTCAGCGACCAAATACATTCCTCGAAGGATCCAAACGATTTGGATTTTCTGTGTTGAaacagctattttttttttattgtgattaagatttcATCACAATATTGAATACTGAACCCCAGTTTTTGACTTTtttcctattatgtctgttttgttcacatatttcTATCATGTCATTTAAATGAAATTCTATGCGACCATCCATCAAGTGAGGTTTGACTAGCTATATCACCAGACTAagcctgatttttttttacataaggaaatgactgtaccaagtcaggaatatgacagttgttttaatTTCGTTTGATCGTTTgattgtttgagcttttgaatttgtcattttCTAATggattttccgtttttaatttccGTTGAGGTACGATgtctttgttattttactttttatgcacGGATGCATGTATTTATATAGCCCTATTCAAATCATGGGATCCAACCTCACAGATATTACCCATACGTTGAGTACTATTCAATAGCGCCCAAtgttctgtttgtcttttcgtgtGAGTTCTTCTTGGCAATGCTCAACTATAGTCTTGCTTCAAGTAGTAATTATTTAATCTTTATAAACACTTACCAATTTCAATATTGTAAGACTATAACAGCAATAAAGGCAAGAACGTAGAAATAATATTCACCAAAAGACAATTTTAATACTGTAACTAGCTATAAACAAACTTATACGGATGTGTGTGACAGGTGATAGCCTCCATTGTTCTATCTTACAATGTGGCGTAAAAGTGAATGTGACAGCAACTAACAACACGAAAAAACATCAATTGATCAATGAAAAACGCTTTCCGCATTGGCTTTTATCAGGAACGTTCAACCTAAGAGAATGTGAACTCCAATGATATTTACAGACCTGTAGCCTTGTGAAAAGGGCTACTAAATACTTATATAAATACTAGAATGAACGAATGAACATGAAAACAATAGCCAAATCCACCGAAGGTAAATTTTGTCTGAGGAATCGGGAACCTTAAGAAAGCAACATGAGAATTTATCTCACCGAACAAACACGATAATGATTAACGTAGATTGTCCTTGACTACTCAgtgtcttcctcgaatgccaacattttatatgttacatattccttgaatgccaacattttatatgttacatattccttgaatgccaacattttatatgttacatattccttgaatgccaacattttatatgttacatattccttgaatgccaacaaaaatatttcaatatatgtttatataataacaataggtgtttttataagtatttaactgtttaaaataattaatgaaCTTTATAGAAATGCAACATTTTATCACTTTCTCATCATGAAGGAAAAATAGTAGATTTTAGAGGTAAAATTATaatgaattttaaagaaataaagaaaattaaaacgtatttttaatttttatcaaaaaatatgtTTGGAATGAATATGTTAATAAcataagaaatatta contains:
- the LOC139516171 gene encoding uncharacterized protein; translation: MMPPSSVIEPIPCVCIGEGNLLLSCLQNLTELRFNVITVFTNTPAVRKYCEDGNICHWERGANMEEVLKDAEFDYLFSISNPRIIKENVLRLPRVMSINYHDSPLPAYAGVHSTSWAIMNGELKHGISWHVIEIGIDTGDILQFKEVTVADNDSALTLNLKCQEAAKQAFEDLLSDIRNDTVERQIQPQVGRSYFGLYAIPPNAGVLSFDSKSQEIYNIARSLEFGNHNNALASPKIVTASGEFLLVTNVEPARGDIYKSGDPGCILDIVDDTLVVSTSDKPLFVSFAYLDGTHPLQNTYKEHSLYTGAKLTTVNLNTDALVDIKKKEQFWKNKMAAYEPTTFFRQRMNVVAGIIDVSTEINVKTAVMQLPNIPLPVTFEDVNDYLSTAFLAFMARICCLKTICVGILADKDKISDAALPLYSDICPGLFKINIRDELSSILHSCHESLQKHHSSHSFLVDMFYRYPELRGRKQVPHHNIVLGSLIKKSSEREFVEKVLHDCNILLLFENFGTEMHLLYNERPSQDFEHIKDVLKHFPTFLKSMVEIGNDAKLSEVSMVSTEELRKLYPIYTHPEIIAESPFTAFEEQCRAAPNNVALTSTQCSMTYKQCYNEVKRLAKLISDRDRSTQFGNKIVALHLPNSLSYVISVMAAVHADKAFLPLPLDYPPERLGFTMKDADVNILIMTTETYERADFTKIRNIETKVGTVGDEDIVIVEFKPEEKSVQRNQREPKRKSSFAPLDDDICYIMYTSGSTGRPKGVQVTKTGVLNLSRAQIELWSLNENDIIAQFASIGFDATISEIFTALFSGATLAILRENERLGQEFVVSMNKLKVNTITLPPSALNVYKPSDLPNLEKVITAGEPCTLNTAVKWTSSGRDIQFFNAYGPTETTVCATNYKFNKGLGHEDVNRDIPIGKGIPGACVYLFDEFLQPVPPDVVGEIYVGGLGLSKGYIGHASHHNTDKFIRNPLSDDILLYKTGDHAFQDPDGTLTYIGRLDDMVKIRGQRVDLSEIEQVLIQHPKIDIAVVVVHRCQKLKEMSIAAYVSPTFVYTSELKEYLTKVLPKYMIPTYIKKLEVIDYPMTLNGKIDRKLLEKDESVHEQQQYVGSSHLNETQLAISKLWCNLLKFEESFAYTLHRQSSFTELGGNSLQLVLLQRILEETLSVKLSFTDLGTADTVEEFAEVIKRKKDVLRKSSQCPTKDKHDLRDLILKDSQIAFDDRTRVGKKGAVQFQYFSPSTAKCNFKYPRNILISGVTGFLGAYLLSQLLEQTNAHICCMVRETTEARGLGRIIENLRRYNLWKFSYSTRVAVVISDLSQEKLGIAPDIYNALCNAIDVVFMNAAMMNFNTNYEDHRIANVDSTKEFVKFAMTGVQKYIFQTSSLSVFLFPPEPKTGESQHRMCYESEFFDDPCTVEGGYGQSKWASEKIVMEAIDHLPGGAIFRPARISGCSVTGSGPKNDLFASTLIGMRKFGYYPDMDFPFDLTPVDFCAKAMVEIAVRICNESNGFPKAYHLFNSKTFPFRDIFKGMDLKPLPLNDWREKLKTAAEEHKELIPLTPFFMSQFWDRAAYWPIFDTSNTDKMISKETKDLMLHSTELLEVYKRFFGIS